One genomic window of Micromonospora sp. WMMD1128 includes the following:
- a CDS encoding CocE/NonD family hydrolase: MRRGLRVPMDDGVELLADLHLPVGAAEPRLPTVVVRSPYGRHGSLTHAPALAGAGFTVLVQSCRGTGGSGGRFRPQLDEQRDGMATHRWVRRQPWFTGTVATYGESYLGYTQWAVAGRMCRDDPENAPDALCLNVTMADFGAVTWHRGAFSLAGSLGWSRRMALRGMRGALVRAWLARRPDRKLAEAFDVLPLSRGDTAVAGHPIGWYQDWLAHERLTDDYWTRQSHTASVPDVTAPVYMATGWYDIFLPWQLRNYAQLVAAGRPPRLTIGPWGHGSEQSPFLAESIAFLKEHFAGAPATRPAPVRAFLTGAERWQDLPAWPPPGTAAQRWHLHPHGRLDPAVPDGGSTGYTYDPDRPTPALGGPGPVDNRAHERRADVAVFRGPPLDRAVVLAGEPIARVRFRSTAASADVFVRICDVHPDGRSMSVCDGIRRVGGVGTAATDPRPDADGFVELEVPLWPAFHRFAAGHRVGVQVSSGAHPRYARNPGSGAPAATAATTVLAHQEISHGGAHPSRLDLPVWT; encoded by the coding sequence GTGCGGCGCGGGCTGCGCGTGCCGATGGACGACGGCGTGGAGCTGCTCGCCGACCTCCACCTGCCGGTCGGCGCGGCGGAACCGCGCCTGCCCACGGTCGTCGTCCGCTCGCCGTACGGCCGGCACGGCTCCCTCACCCACGCGCCGGCGCTCGCGGGCGCGGGGTTCACGGTCCTGGTGCAGAGCTGTCGCGGCACGGGCGGCTCCGGTGGCCGCTTCCGGCCGCAGCTCGACGAGCAGCGGGACGGTATGGCCACCCACAGGTGGGTACGCCGCCAGCCCTGGTTCACCGGCACGGTCGCGACGTACGGGGAGAGTTACCTCGGCTACACCCAGTGGGCGGTGGCGGGACGGATGTGCCGCGACGATCCGGAGAATGCCCCGGACGCCCTGTGCCTGAACGTCACGATGGCCGACTTCGGCGCGGTCACCTGGCACCGGGGCGCCTTCTCGCTTGCCGGCTCGCTCGGCTGGTCGCGCCGGATGGCGCTGCGCGGAATGCGCGGCGCCCTGGTCCGGGCGTGGCTCGCGCGTCGGCCGGACCGGAAGCTCGCCGAAGCGTTCGACGTGTTGCCCCTGTCCCGCGGCGACACCGCCGTCGCCGGCCACCCGATCGGCTGGTACCAGGACTGGCTGGCCCACGAGCGGCTCACCGACGACTACTGGACCCGGCAGTCGCACACCGCGTCGGTGCCCGACGTCACCGCACCCGTGTACATGGCCACCGGCTGGTACGACATCTTCCTGCCCTGGCAGTTGCGCAACTATGCGCAGCTCGTCGCGGCCGGTCGCCCGCCGCGGCTCACCATCGGACCGTGGGGCCACGGCAGCGAGCAGAGCCCGTTTCTCGCCGAGTCGATCGCGTTCCTCAAGGAACACTTCGCCGGCGCGCCCGCGACCCGGCCGGCGCCCGTGCGCGCCTTCCTCACCGGCGCGGAACGGTGGCAGGACCTACCGGCGTGGCCACCGCCGGGCACCGCCGCGCAGCGGTGGCACCTGCATCCGCACGGGCGGCTCGACCCGGCCGTCCCCGACGGCGGCAGCACCGGCTACACCTACGATCCGGACCGGCCCACACCCGCGCTCGGTGGTCCCGGACCGGTCGACAACCGCGCCCACGAACGCCGGGCGGACGTGGCCGTCTTCCGCGGTCCACCGCTCGACCGCGCGGTCGTCCTCGCCGGGGAGCCGATCGCCCGGGTCCGGTTCCGCTCGACGGCGGCCAGCGCGGACGTGTTCGTCCGGATCTGCGACGTGCACCCCGACGGCCGTTCCATGAGCGTGTGCGACGGCATCCGCCGCGTCGGCGGGGTCGGCACCGCGGCCACCGACCCGCGGCCCGACGCGGACGGTTTCGTCGAGCTGGAGGTGCCGCTGTGGCCGGCGTTCCACCGCTTCGCCGCCGGCCACCGCGTCGGCGTGCAGGTCAGCTCCGGCGCGCATCCGCGCTACGCCCGCAATCCCGGCAGCGGCGCGCCGGCCGCCACCGCGGCCACCACGGTACTGGCGCATCAGGAGATTTCCCACGGCGGCGCCCACCCGTCCCGGCTCGACCTGCCGGTGTGGACGTGA
- a CDS encoding carbohydrate ABC transporter permease, with amino-acid sequence MKPVPSNPAPTRTRRRSANRVPTLVYALLTLMALGSVFPLYWMFVVATTDSATATTLPPTITPGGNFLHLADLVFTIVPFVQSLLNSLIVATTIAVGQAVLCALAGFAFAKLSFPGRNTLFLIVVLTMTVPAQLAVVPQYLIISQLNWVDSLQAVIVPGLVSAFGIFWMRQHIGATINDELMQAARVDGATTGQIFWRIAFPIVRPAAYVLGLFTFVYAWNDFLWPFIVLKSPENYTVQIAIKALQQNRDIDLGLAMSGSFLATIPLLVLFVFVGRRLVQGIMEGAFKG; translated from the coding sequence GTGAAGCCCGTACCCTCGAACCCCGCACCCACGCGGACCCGGCGGCGCTCGGCCAACCGCGTCCCGACCCTGGTGTACGCGCTGCTCACCCTCATGGCGCTGGGCAGCGTCTTCCCGCTCTACTGGATGTTCGTGGTGGCGACGACGGACTCCGCCACCGCGACGACCCTCCCGCCGACGATCACCCCCGGCGGCAACTTCCTGCACCTGGCGGATCTGGTCTTCACCATCGTGCCGTTCGTGCAGTCCCTGCTCAACAGCCTCATCGTCGCCACCACGATCGCCGTGGGCCAGGCGGTGCTCTGCGCGTTGGCCGGGTTCGCCTTCGCCAAGCTGTCCTTCCCCGGCCGCAACACGCTGTTCCTCATCGTCGTGCTGACCATGACGGTGCCGGCGCAGTTGGCCGTGGTACCGCAGTACCTGATCATCTCCCAGTTGAACTGGGTGGACAGCCTTCAGGCGGTGATCGTGCCGGGGCTGGTCAGCGCGTTCGGCATCTTCTGGATGCGCCAGCACATCGGCGCCACCATCAACGACGAGCTGATGCAGGCGGCGCGGGTGGACGGCGCGACCACCGGGCAGATCTTCTGGCGGATCGCGTTCCCGATCGTCCGCCCGGCGGCGTACGTGCTGGGCCTGTTCACGTTCGTCTACGCGTGGAACGACTTCCTGTGGCCGTTCATCGTCCTGAAGTCGCCGGAGAACTACACCGTCCAGATCGCCATCAAGGCCCTGCAACAGAACCGTGACATCGATCTGGGCCTGGCGATGTCCGGCTCCTTCCTGGCCACCATCCCGCTGCTGGTGTTGTTCGTCTTCGTCGGGCGCCGGCTGGTGCAGGGCATCATGGAAGGCGCGTTCAAGGGGTGA
- a CDS encoding sugar ABC transporter permease: MLTPATATPDVRRPDRRRRIRQGVREFLTPYAYISPFFVLFLIFGLFPLLFTFYISLFDWDPIGEHRFVGLDNFTELLHDPRFWGALRNTFSIWVLSTVPQLLLALGLAHLLNHARLRLAALFRMSVLVPYVTSVAATTIVFAQMFDRDYGMINWFLGLLGFAHIDFTASLWGSHLMIATMIAWRWTGYNTLLYLAALQAVPRELYEAAAADGAGGWKQFTHISIPSLRPIILFTVVTSTIGGLQVFTEPLLANPVGGLTCGAARQCQTVTLYLYEQSFGQFHFGYGAAVGVALFVIVVAFSGLNYLLATRIRSERP; this comes from the coding sequence ATGCTCACCCCGGCCACGGCCACACCTGACGTCCGGCGCCCCGATCGCAGGCGGCGGATCCGGCAGGGCGTACGGGAGTTCCTGACGCCGTACGCGTACATCTCGCCGTTCTTCGTGCTCTTCCTGATCTTCGGCCTCTTCCCGTTGCTGTTCACCTTCTACATCTCCCTGTTCGACTGGGATCCCATCGGCGAGCACCGTTTCGTGGGGCTGGACAACTTCACCGAACTCCTGCACGACCCGCGCTTCTGGGGGGCGCTGCGCAACACGTTCAGCATCTGGGTGCTGTCGACCGTGCCGCAGTTGCTCCTGGCGCTCGGCCTGGCGCACCTGCTCAACCACGCGCGGCTGCGGCTGGCCGCGTTGTTCCGGATGTCGGTGCTCGTGCCCTACGTCACCTCGGTGGCGGCCACGACCATCGTCTTCGCCCAGATGTTCGACCGCGACTACGGCATGATCAACTGGTTCCTCGGGCTGCTGGGCTTCGCGCACATCGACTTCACCGCGTCGCTGTGGGGCAGCCACCTCATGATCGCCACGATGATCGCCTGGCGCTGGACCGGATACAACACCCTGCTGTACCTCGCCGCGCTGCAGGCGGTTCCCCGGGAACTGTACGAGGCTGCCGCCGCCGACGGCGCGGGCGGCTGGAAACAGTTCACCCACATCAGCATCCCCTCGTTACGGCCGATCATTCTGTTCACCGTCGTGACGTCGACCATCGGCGGGTTGCAGGTCTTCACCGAGCCGCTGCTGGCCAACCCGGTGGGCGGACTCACGTGCGGGGCGGCGCGGCAGTGCCAGACCGTCACCCTCTACCTCTACGAGCAGTCCTTCGGTCAGTTCCACTTCGGCTACGGCGCGGCGGTCGGCGTCGCGCTCTTCGTCATCGTGGTGGCCTTCTCCGGACTCAACTATCTGCTGGCCACCCGCATCCGTTCGGAGCGCCCGTGA
- a CDS encoding extracellular solute-binding protein: MNRVRTTAAVFATAALLLAGCGGSDGKSDSNTFEFWSFANINQKADVDVYTKAHPDVRVKLTEVGSTTETAQALTAALAGGKVPDLVLIQADDLPKFMQSPDNFVDLTTLGAGDIKGNYLDWVMAQSTTQDGKIIGVPTDVGGLAVAYRTDLFKAAGLPTDRDEVAKLWPTWDEFINVGKKYVQQTGKPFVDNTPTSVFFQAVNQGSQRYYSADRKIDYDNDQVKAAFDVTLRAFAAGISAKQTSFSSGWTAAMKKGDYAVVCSPSWMLSQMKTNAPETDGKWDIATIPGGSGNWGGSFLAIPKRAKNAKAAWNYISEMQSPKGQLDHFLLQGSLPTTPSVYTDPQLVGKTDPFFSNAPIGKIYTQSVVGIKPFYFGPQDGPIGTELLNTLTSVEQGKVDPANAWNTALTNVKNAVRE; this comes from the coding sequence TTGAATCGCGTCCGGACCACCGCAGCCGTCTTCGCCACCGCCGCGCTCCTCCTCGCCGGCTGTGGGGGATCAGATGGCAAGTCCGACTCCAACACCTTCGAGTTCTGGTCGTTCGCCAACATCAACCAGAAGGCCGACGTCGACGTCTACACCAAGGCGCACCCGGATGTGCGCGTCAAGCTCACCGAGGTGGGCAGCACGACCGAGACCGCGCAGGCGCTCACCGCCGCGCTGGCCGGCGGCAAGGTGCCCGACCTGGTGCTGATCCAGGCCGACGACCTGCCGAAGTTCATGCAGTCGCCGGACAACTTCGTCGACCTCACCACGCTCGGCGCGGGCGACATCAAGGGGAACTACCTCGACTGGGTGATGGCACAGTCGACGACCCAGGACGGCAAGATCATCGGGGTGCCGACAGACGTCGGCGGCCTCGCGGTCGCGTACCGTACCGATCTGTTCAAGGCGGCCGGGCTGCCCACCGACCGGGACGAGGTCGCCAAGCTCTGGCCGACGTGGGACGAGTTCATCAACGTCGGCAAGAAGTACGTCCAGCAGACCGGGAAGCCGTTCGTGGACAACACGCCGACGAGCGTCTTCTTCCAGGCGGTCAACCAGGGCAGCCAGCGCTACTACAGCGCCGACCGCAAGATTGACTACGACAACGACCAGGTCAAGGCGGCGTTCGACGTGACGTTGCGGGCCTTCGCCGCGGGCATCTCCGCCAAACAGACGTCGTTCTCGTCCGGCTGGACCGCGGCCATGAAGAAGGGCGACTACGCGGTGGTGTGCTCACCGTCCTGGATGCTCAGCCAGATGAAGACGAACGCCCCCGAGACGGACGGCAAGTGGGACATCGCCACCATCCCCGGTGGCTCGGGGAACTGGGGCGGGAGCTTCCTCGCCATCCCCAAGCGCGCCAAGAACGCGAAGGCGGCGTGGAACTACATCTCCGAGATGCAGTCGCCGAAGGGCCAGCTCGACCACTTCCTGTTGCAGGGATCGCTGCCCACCACGCCGTCGGTCTACACCGACCCGCAGCTGGTCGGAAAGACCGACCCGTTCTTCAGCAACGCGCCGATCGGCAAGATCTACACCCAGTCGGTGGTGGGGATCAAGCCCTTCTACTTCGGCCCGCAGGACGGCCCCATCGGCACCGAGTTGCTCAACACGCTCACCAGCGTCGAGCAGGGCAAGGTGGATCCGGCCAACGCCTGGAACACCGCGCTGACGAATGTCAAGAACGCCGTACGCGAATGA